One window from the genome of Ovis canadensis isolate MfBH-ARS-UI-01 breed Bighorn chromosome 21, ARS-UI_OviCan_v2, whole genome shotgun sequence encodes:
- the SPTY2D1 gene encoding protein SPT2 homolog, whose product MDFREILLIASKAQGVNNVPKRYSLAVGPPKKDPKVKGVQSAAVQAFLRRKEEELRRKALEEKRRKEELVKKRIELKHDKKARAMAKRTKDNFHGYNGIPVEEKSKKRQAMQSHTSQGADQEYEMEEEDEFLEYNQAESEQEYEEEQEPPKVESKPKVPLKSAPPVMNFSDLLRLAEKKQYEPVEIKVVKKTEERPMTAEELREREFLERKRRKRTPETDARLPPTRRAPSQKEGVGTKLSRGSGDTHPPCKGTVLPHPEKKPRPSPADEKRLHLSSSKSVPGERTKLAPGSCSQPSLHEGRDRPVFNGAGKPHPSTYSPSVPKTSAKGPQKSATEHKAKKSPPHPSHSRPGPMATPHNKAKSPGVRPPGSSSSSAPGRPSIGTARPTVSSGPVPKRQNGSSNSGPERSVSGNRKPASDFSPSGRTVSGTSGLGRPASGSGGPGRPVSGSSGSGRPVGSSGGPGRPVSSPHDLRRPVSGSGPPGRSISGPGRSVSGPAPAGRPVSSSGPGRPVSSLGPGRTVNTSGPPLKPKCTVVSETISSKNIISRPSNGQMNGMKPSLSGYRSAHGPQRLPFPSGYKRQREYEEEEDDEEEEYDSEMEDFIEDEGEPQEEISKHIREIFGYDRKKYKDESDYALRYMESSWKEQQKEEAKSLRLGMQEDLEEMRREEEEMRRRKAKKLKKR is encoded by the exons ATGGACTTCAGGGAAATTCTCCTGATAGCTTCCAAAGCGCAGGGTGTCAACAACGTGCCG aaaagataCAGTTTGGCAGTGGGACCTCCCAAAAAAGACCCAAAAGTTAAGGGTGTCCAGTCAGCAGCTGTCCAGGCTTTtctcagaaggaaagaagaggagctcAGACGAAAAG ccttagaagagaagaggagaaaagaagaacTAGTGAAAAAGCGAATTGAGCTAAAACATGACAAGAAAGCAAGAGCTATGGCCAAAAGGACAAAGGATAATTTCCACGGTTACAATGGGATTCCTGTTGAGGAAAAGTCAAAGAAGAGGCAGGCAATGCAAAGTCACACTAGCCAGGGAGCAGACCAAGAGTACGAGATGGAAGAAGAGGATGAATTCTTAGAATACAATCAAGCAGAGTCAGAGCAGGAGTACGAGGAAGAACAAGAACCTCCCAAAGTTGAAAGCAAACCAAAGGTCCCCCTTAAAAGTGCCCCACCAGTCATGAACTTCAGTGATCTACTCAGGCTGGCTGAGAAGAAGCAGTACGAGCCAGTGGAGATAAAGGTCGTGAAGAAGACAGAAGAGCGGCCTATGACTGCAGAAGAACTTAGGGAGCGAGAATTCCTTGAACGAAAGCGGAGGAAAAGGACACCTGAGACAGATGCAAGACTGCCGCCAACCAGAAGAGCACCCTCTCAGAAAGAAGGTGTGGGCACAAAGCTTAGCAGAGGCTCTGGAGACACGCATCCTCCTTGCAAGGGTACTGTCCTTCCTCATCCTGAGAAGAAACCCAGACCCAGCCCAGCTGATGAGAAACGCTTGCATTTGTCTTCGTCCAAATCCGTGCCGGGGGAGAGGACCAAATTAGCCCCTGGCAGTTGCTCCCAACCCTCGCTTCATGAGGGCCGTGATAGACCTGTTTTTAATGGGGCTGGAAAGCCCCACCCCAGCACCTATTCACCAAGTGTCCCAAAGACTTCTGCTAAAGGGCCTCAGAAATCAGCTACCGAGCACAAAGCCAAAAAATCTCCTCCCCATCCTAGCCATTCCAGGCCTGGACCCATGGCCACCCCACACAATAAGGCCAAGAGTCCAGGTGTCAGGCCGCCAGGCAGCAGCTCCAGCTCAGCCCCTGGGCGGCCTAGCATAGGGACTGCCCGGCCCACGGTTAGTTCTGGCCCCGTGCCCAAGCGCCAGAATGGCAGCTCCAACTCAGGACCCGAGCGATCAGTCAGTGGGAACAGGAAGCCAGCCAGTGACTTCAGTCCCTCAGGACGGACAGTCAGTGGTACAAGTGGCCTTGGTCGACCTGCAAGCGGCTCAGGCGGCCCTGGGCGACCTGTCAGTGGCTCCAGTGGTTCTGGGCGACCCGTGGGCAGCTCTGGGGGCCCTGGGCGGCCTGTAAGCAGTCCACATGACCTCCGACGACCAGTGAGTGGCTCAGGCCCCCCTGGGCGGTCAATCAGTGGCCCTGGCCGGTCAGTCAGTGGCCCAGCTCCAGCTGGACGACCTGTCAGCAGCTCAGGCCCCGGTAGACCAGTGAGCAGCTTGGGACCTGGGCGAACAGTTAATACCTCAGGTCCCCCTCTGAAGCCCAAATGCACTGTTGTCTCAGAAACAATTTCTTCCAAGAATATAATCAGCCGGCCCAGcaatggacagatgaatggaatgAAGCCATCCTTATCTGGCTACAGATCTGCCCATG GTCCTCAAAGGCTTCCCTTTCCTAGTGGTTACAAAAGGCAGCGAGAATatgaagaggaggaagatgaTGAAGAAGAAGAATATGACTCTGAAATGGAAGACTTTATTGAAGATGAAGGAGAACCTCAGGAAGAAATATCCAAGCACATTCGAGAAATCTTTGGCTATGACCGAAAAAA ATACAAAGATGAAAGCGATTATGCCTTACGTTACATGGAGAGTAGTTGGAAGGAGCAGCAGAAAGAAGAAGCGAAGAG